GCCCCCTGCTTTATCGACTGTTTCCCGAAGTTCCGGCTGAGCATCCGGCCATGGGGGCCATGGTCATGAATCTGGCCGCGAATCTACTGGGCCTCGGCAATGCCGCCACCCCATTCGGAATCAAAGCGATGCAGGAGTTTGACACCCTGAACCAGGAACCGGGAACCGCCACCGACGCCATGGCCCTGTTTCTGGCCATCAACACGTCCAGTATCACCCTGCTGCCGACCGGAGTGATCGCCCTGCGGGCGGCGGCGGGCTCCGGCAATGCCGCCGGCATCCTGCCGACCACTCTCTGCGCCACTATCCTTTCCACCACGGTGGCGATTATCAGCGCCAAGCTCCTGGCCCGTTTCAGCCGCAGAAAGGAAAACCCAGCTCCGCCAACCCGCTCTACAAGCCAGCACGAAGCTTCCGCCACACAACGCTGGACGATGCTGAAATTATGCCTCGGTTACGGCGGCTTTGCCGCCCTGATCTTTCTGATGGTGCTTTACGGGCAACAGCTTTCAGGCGGGATTGTCCCCGTCCTGATGGTTGCCGTCTTGAGCTTTGGCGTCATCCGCAAGGTTGCGGTTTACGAGGCGTTTGTCAACGGCGCCCGCGAAGGTTTTCAGGTCGCGATGAAAATCATCCCTTACCTGGTCGCCATCATGGTCGCCATCGGCATGCTGCGCGGCAGCGGCGTCATGGAACTCATGACCACGACCATCGGCCCCTGTACCGCCGCCCTGGGTTTACCGGCCGAGGCCCTGCCGATGGCCCTGCTGCGCCCGTTGTCGGGCTCGGGCGCCTACGGCATTCTGGCGGCCACCATCAATAATCCGGCGATCGGCCCGGACAGCTATACCGGTTACCTGGTTTCCACGCTCCAGGGTTCCACGGAAACCACCTTCTATGTAATGGCAGTCTATTTCGGCGCGGTCCAGATCAAGAAGGTTCGTCACACCCTGGCCGCCGGCCTGCTCGCCGACCTCGCCGGGGTGATCGGGGCGATTATCGCCTGTAAAATTTTTCTCTCGTGAAAATTCATGCCCGACTGGCTGCTTAAATCCATCCTGCTGGTTTTTATGATCCATAGCCTGGTTTTTGCCGGTCTCTGGCACAGACGCCGCAAGCTTGCCCTGCTGCTGGCGGCGGGCGCTTTTTTTCTGCTGATGCTGGCCATGGGACTGCGCCTGCGCTGGCCGGAAAGTCGCCTGCTGGGCATTCGAGCCCACTGGTTTCTGAGAGTTCCGGCCTGGGGACTAGCCGTCTGCGGCCTGGCCATGGGCTATCGGGAACGTCGCCGAAAAGTACGCCCCGACAAGATCTGAGAAGGTTGTCCGAAAAACGGGACCGGTAAAAAACGGGGCGAAAGCAGCCTCAACCAC
This window of the Pseudomonadota bacterium genome carries:
- a CDS encoding spore maturation protein; the protein is MNLLFFLFITLSFLVAGWRQLNGTATVGVQPPLEALTGAIITSAGEAVQLALGLIGVMALFLGLMKIAEEGGLLKIAARAIRPLLYRLFPEVPAEHPAMGAMVMNLAANLLGLGNAATPFGIKAMQEFDTLNQEPGTATDAMALFLAINTSSITLLPTGVIALRAAAGSGNAAGILPTTLCATILSTTVAIISAKLLARFSRRKENPAPPTRSTSQHEASATQRWTMLKLCLGYGGFAALIFLMVLYGQQLSGGIVPVLMVAVLSFGVIRKVAVYEAFVNGAREGFQVAMKIIPYLVAIMVAIGMLRGSGVMELMTTTIGPCTAALGLPAEALPMALLRPLSGSGAYGILAATINNPAIGPDSYTGYLVSTLQGSTETTFYVMAVYFGAVQIKKVRHTLAAGLLADLAGVIGAIIACKIFLS